Below is a window of Myroides profundi DNA.
ATACGCATTACTTCTTTAAAGGCTATAAAGAGCTGAGGGTCATTCGAATATTTTAGATAATCTTTAACGGAGATTAGTTCATCTTTAGCATCTTCAAAACCGTTTAGGTAGCACAACATCATATTAAAACATAGTTTACCTAATACACGTTCTTCCTTAGAAGTCAGTTTAAGGTTGTTCTGAAGTTTATAAATAACATTAAGACTAGATCCGTAGATATGTCCAAGGATATTCCTATTATAGGATGGTGCTTTAAATAAGACTGTGTTGGTCATAGAATAAGTCCCGTTCTCTGAGAAAGAGATCATCACTTCTTCGAATGGGTAATAACTCGTCTTATCATTCAACCCTAGATTTAAATACTCAGTTATCACAAACTTATGCCCATTATACGCAATCGTGACAGAATCTAGATCTGAATAAAACAACTTAATCTGCTCATTGACGAACTCTATATCTACTCTAGAATAAAAAGGCATTCCCCTAACCATCTTTTTATTACCTGCCCAACAGATGATAAATTGTTCTCTAAAGACATTATACCTCGGCTTCATATCTCGATGTGTATCTGTCATAAAGGTGATAACACTATCTAAGATACTCGCTAGATCATTCTGAGAGTTCTTCTCTATGCTTTTTACTATTTCCCTATTTGTGCTACGAGGTACTACTGCATCAGGAACAGAGGTACTGCCTATTCTTACAAAATAACTTCCTTCTGCTATCTCACTGATAGATCGCTTAAACGTCGTTAGTCCGATACCTGATCGAATGGACACAAGTCCTACTACCCTATCTTTAGGTAAGTCATTAAAAGCCACATTATCATAGGTAATAAGCGGAGGATTATCTAAATAAGCGTTGACTAAGTTCTGAATCTTACTGTCATCATAGAAGTCTACACCTACTATTTCGTTATCTTCATCTTCTATCCCTACTAATAAATAGGAGCTATTGTCTGGATTTGAATTCGCTAAAGCACAGATATGTTTTAAAAACTTAGCTTTGCCCGATTTACTGTGCAGATTGAGTTGCCTCTTCTTATCATAAAAGCTATTCTCATCATAATGCGCTAGTAAATTTTTAATAAGTAATCGCTTATTAATCACAACATTCTTGTTTTGTTCTTAAAATTATAAAAAGAAACTCACAATTCAGACCTAAATCAGAAACTCCATTGTTATATTTAACCATACATTAACAACTTAATAGAGAATATTTTTTGAATTTGCGGTAAGAATCAGAAAAGTATATTACTTTAGAAAAAAAACTATAGATATGGACACAACAGGATCTAATTATGATATCCGTGAACTAAACGAATTAATAGAAAGAGAGAGTGCATTTATCGATATCCTAACCATGGAGATGAATAAAGTTATTGTTGGTCAGAAACATATGATCGATAGACTTTTAATTGGTTTGTTAGGACAGGGGCATATTCTTCTAGAAGGAGTACCTGGATTAGCAAAGACTTTAGCCATTAATACTTTATCTAAAGCAGTACATGGATCATTTAACCGTATCCAGTTTACGCCTGACTTATTACCAGCAGACGTTATCGGTACAATGATCTATAACGTAAAAGAAAATGACTTTTCAATCAGAAAAGGACCTATATTCGCTAACTTCATTCTAGCGGATGAGATTAACCGTGCTCCTGCTAAGGTACAATCTGCATTACTAGAAGCGATGCAAGAGAAACAAGTTACTATCAGTGACGACACATTCAAACTAGACAAGCCATTCTTAGTTATGGCTACTCAAAACCCAGTGGAGCAAGAAGGTACTTACCCTCTACCAGAGGCACAGATGGACCGTTTTATGCTTAAGACAGTTATTGATTATCCTAAATTAGAGGATGAAAGACTTGTTATCCGTCAAAACTTAGCTGGTGAGAAACCTCAAGTTAATGCTGTAGTAACTCTAGAACAAATACAACGAGCTCAAGAAGCTGTTAAGAAAGTATATATGGATGAAAAAATAGAGAAGTATATCTTAGATATTATCTTCGCTACTCGTTATCCAGAACAATTTAAATTAGAGAAGTTAAAACCTATGATTAGCTTCGGTGCCTCTCCTCGTGGAAGTATCAACTTAGCTCTAGCAGCTAAATGTTATGCGTTTATCAAAAAGAGAGGGTATGTAATTCCAGAAGATGTAAGAGCAGTAGTAATAGATGTATTACGCCATAGAATCGGGGTTACTTATGAAGCAGAGGCTGAGAATATTACTTCTGTAGATATTATTAACCAAATCGTAAATGAAATAGAAGTTCCTTAGTAGAATAAGGATAACTTTTAATATACAAAACCTATTTATAGTTAAGTGTAGATAGGTTTTGATGATTTCGTTAATTTGAAAGCTGTATAGTCATGGAAACCAAAGATATCTTAAAGAAGGTCAAGAAGATCGAAATAAAAACAAAGCGATTAAGTGACCATATTTTTTCGGGAGAGTATCACACTTCTTTTAAAGGGAAAGGTATGACCTTCTCAGAGGTGCGTCAATATCAGTTTGGCGATGATGTAAGGGCTATAGACTGGAATGTCACTGCGCGCTATAATGAGCCTTATATCAAGGTATTCGAAGAAGAGCGTGAGCTAACAATGATGCTCTTAGTGGATGTAAGTGGTTCGGAAGCCTTCGGGTCTACTGATCAGTTTAAAGAGGATATTGTACTCGAAATAGCTGCGACACTTGCCTTCTCTGCTACTCAGAACAATGATAAAATAGGTCTAATACTGTTCTCTGATCAGATAGAGTTATTCATTCCTCCTAAAAAGGGAAAAACACATGTACTGAGAATCATTAGAGAACTTATTGACTTCAAACCTAAAAGTCTAAAGACAGATGTAGGCTTTGCTCTTGAGTATCTTTCGAAGGTAGTCAAGAAGAAAGCTATTGTCTTTGTGCTTTCAGACTTCATTACACACTCTTTTGAACAGACTTTAAAGATATCGGCAAAAAAACACGATATTACAGGCATAAGAATCTATGACAAAAGAGAAAAAGAGCTACCTAATGTAGGTCTTATCAATGTATTCGATGCAGAGACTCATACAGAACAGTTAATCAATACTTCTGATGCTAGTGTAAGAAAAGCCTATGCTTCTCACTTCCACAAGCAAGAAGAAAACTTTACCAAAGTATTTCAAAAATGTGGAGCAGGAACTATCAATATTGAAGTAAATGATAGTTATGTCAAAAAATTACTAGGATACTTTAAATCGAGATAAGGACAATGAAATCTAATTTTCTACATATCGCTATTATTTTTTTAGTTGCTACTTTCTCTACTCTAGCTCAAAATAGAATAGAAACACAAGTAGATACTACTGCTATAAAAATAGGAGACACCTTTCTATACACCATAAAGGCCCATTCTAACACAGGAAGTTTAATTACATTCCCTGCAACAGAACAAATAGGGAACTTTGATGTAGTAGAGTCATTCCCTATTGATACGATTAAGAATGATAATACACAGGAGCTTATTAAGAAATATCACTTGACTCAGTTTGATGCAGGTGATTTTAGTATTCCTGCTGTACCTGTTATTGTAGATGCTAAGCTATTTCATACAGATTCTATACAGATACATGTACAAGATGTAGCAGTAGATACATTAAAACAACCTCTTTATGAGATAAAGTCAATCTCTAAAGAAGGAGCTTCTTTCTCTACAGATTGGTATTATCTATTGTTTATCTTCATCGCTGTACTAGCAGGGATAGGTATATATATCTATATCAGAAGACAACAAGAAAAGAACCTTACAGAGGATGATAAGTACAAAACTCCTTATGAGAAAGCAGTTAAAAAACTTAAGAAACTAGAAGAAAAGAAAAACTGGAATAGAGGTGATGCTAAACCATACTATTCTGACATGAGTATTATCACTAGAGGGTTTATAGAAGATACTTTTGGAATCTCAGCAAAAGAATTGACGACTTTCGAAATTATCACTATTCTTAAGGCTACTTTAAATGATAAGAAGGTAAAGCTAGATCCTGTGGTGATTAAAGAATTAAAACGAGTTCTAGAATCTGCAGACTTAGTTAAGTTCGCTAAGTCTCAACCTACTGAAGGTGAAATAACAGCAGATACTTCTAAGATACAGAATGTTATAGACAGTATCAATACAGCTTATCCTATCTCTGCTGCAACACAAACAGAGTTAATCAGAAGAAGAGAGGAAAATAAAAAGAAAAAGAAAAGAATACGTATATGGATTCCTACAGCCATCACAGCATTCTTAGTTGTTGTGACTGGGATAGTGTATATTATCAATACTTCTGCTAAAGAAGATTATCATTGGTTTACATTCAACAATACAAAGAAACTGATGAATAAAGAATGGATTACTAGTACATATGGTACTGCTCCAGGACTGACTATCTCTACTCCTGAAGTTCTAATCCGTAAGAATGAACCTTTATTGCAAGAAGGAAAACCTGATGGTATATCATCACTTAATCAATTTAAATATGGTGTACTAGAAGACCCTATTCACATTGTATTAAATAATGTAGTTACCACTAAGGAATATAAATATACTGATAAGGAATTGATTACTTATTCTATTTCATTGCTGACACAAAACAATAAAATAGAAAACTTAGAGTATAAAGATGAACGCTTTGAGAATGCAAATGGTATTCTTGGGACACTTGTTTATGGCGAGTTTGCATTCAAGAATCCAACTAATCAAGTAGAAGAGAAAGTAATGTTCGAAGGAGTATTAACAGACAATGGTGCTAACAAAGATCAAGTATGGATATTCTATCTAGCAGAAGATGAGATAGCTCCTAAGCTAGTAGAACGTATGTTTGATTCAATACAGTATAAAAAAGAGGAGAAATAACAATGATACAGAATATAACTTTTGCCAATCCTGAGTTCTTCTGGCTATTTATACTATTACCAATAGTCTTATTTGTATGGTATAAAAACAGAAAGAAACAGCGTGCTACTGTCAAGCTAAGCACTATACAAGGTGTACAAGAGCATACTTCACTATTAGTAAAGTTATTGCCTATTTCTATTATCTTACGAGTACTAGCTCTTAGTGCTATTATAGTAGGTATGGCTAGACCTCAAATCGTGAATGTAGATTCACAGATACATTCTACTCATGGTATTGATATCGTGATGGCTATGGACGTATCAGGAAGTATGTTAGCACGAGATCTAAAACCAAACCGTTTAGAAGCGTTAAAAACTGTAGCAGCAGACTTCGTATCACAGCGTGTGACAGATCGTATAGGATTAGTTATTTATGCAGCTGAAGCATATACTAAGACGCCAGTGACTAGTGATAAATTACTGATACTAAATGACCTTAAGAGTATAAAATATGACAATGTCCTAAGAGATGGTACTGCTATAGGTGTAGGTTTAGCTACATCAGTAAACAGATTAAAAGACAGCCCTGCCAAAAGTAAGATTATCATACTTCTTACAGATGGTGTCAATAATACAGGTACAGTAGACCCTACATTAGCTGCTGAGATCTCTAAAGAGTACAATATTAAAGTATATACTATCGGTATTGGTACTAATGGGTTAGCAGAATCTCCAGTAGGAATAAGAGAGAACGGTGAAATAGTATATGAGAAAGTACCTGTAGAACTAGATGAAGAGCTTATGAAGTCTATCGCTAAAACAACAGGAGGTAAATACTTTAGAGCAACAGATACTAGTAAGCTTAAAGCAATTTATGAAGAAATCAATCAATTAGAGAAAACGAAGATTGACGAACAAAAGTTCGTTAAATCTGATGACAAGTTTCAATTCTTAGTGTTACTTGCTTTTATTCTATTGTGTATTGATTTCACATTACAAAAAACATTATTCAGAGGATTCATATAATAGATTATGTGGGAGTTAGACAATAAACAATATCTTTTTCTATTTTCAATCATAGCAATATTGATCTTAATCTTTATTGGGGACATCTTGTGGAAGAAAAAGAAGCAACAATCATTTGCTACAGCTAAAGCAATTAAAACTTTGGCACCTAATCAATCTAAGAATAAACCAATCATTAAAGCTTCTATTTATCTAGTAGCTCTAATATCTATTGTAATCGCTTTAATCAATCCTAAGATAGGAACAAAGGTAGTTACTGTCAAAAGACAAGGTGTTGATATCGTATTCACATTAGACGTATCTAAGAGTATGTTAGCTCAAGATATGGCTCCTGATAGATTGGCAAAGATGAAACAACTAGTCTCTCAGATTATCAATAATCTAGGACCAGATAGAATAGGTATAGTAGGATATGCAGGTACGGCATTCCCGATGTTACCTATCACTACAGATCATTATGTTGCTAAGATGTATCTTCAGACGATGAACACGGATATGGTCTCTTCACAAGGTACAGCATTTGAGGACGCTATCTATGTAGCTTCTAATTTCTATGACAATCCCAATACAAGCAAAGTCATGATCCTTATCTCTGATGGAGAAGACCACGGAGAAGAAATGGAGAATGCTATCAAAATAGCAAAAGAAAAGAAAGTAAAGATTATCACCATTGGTGTAGGAACAGAGGCAGGAGGACCTATCCCTATTAAGACACCTAAAGGCGTGGAATATAAAAGAGATTGGAACAATGAGATCGTTACTACAAAGCTCAATCCATCTACGCTTAAATATATAGCTGATGCTACTGGAGGAAAGTATTATTACGGCTCGAATACACAAGAGATTGTAGACCTTATTAAAAACGACCTTAGCAAAATAGAAAAAACAGATTTTGAAGATCAACAAATCGCAGAGTACCAATCTCAATATCAATGGTTCTTAGGATTTGCTTTCTTACTGATCTTTATCGATTTATTCATCCTAGAAAGAAAAACTATCTGGATGAAGAAACTTAATTTGTTCAATGAAAAAGAATAGCATGCGATTAATTATGAAAAACTCATTCTACATCACGATATTTTTATTGTTTACTGCTTACTCATTTGCACAGTCTGCTGGGAGAGCGCTGAGCACAGGTAATGAAGTATTCGAGAACAAACATTATACTCATGCAGAATCTTCTTATAGAATAGCTAATTCTAAAGACAGTAAGTCTGTAGCTGATTATAACTTAGGAAACTCTTTATACAAACAACAATTAACCAAAGAAGCAGAAGCTGCCTACCTTAGAGCCATACAAAAAGCAACAACCAAAGAAGCTAAGCACCAAGCCTACCATAACTTGGGGAATGCTTATATGAAATCTAAGAATTATCAAGCAGCAGAACAGGCTTACAAAAAGGCTTTATTAAACAATCCTAAAGATGATGAGACTCGTTATAACTACGCTGTAGCGAAGAAAATGAACAAAGAGAATCCTCAAGACAATCAAGACAACAAGGATAATCAAGATCAAAACAAAGACCAAAATAAGGATAATCAGGATCAGAATAAAGACCAAAACAAGGACAACAAAGATCAAGACCAAAATAAAGATAAAGGAGACCAAGACAAGAAAGATCAAGATCAAAATGATAAAGGAGATCAGGATGACAAGAACAAAGATGGTCAGAATGATAAAGATAAAGACGATAAAGGAGACCAAGACAAGAAAGATCAACCTAAACAGAATAACCCTAAAACGCCTAATCAAGATCAGATGGATCGAATATTAGATGCGATGAATAAAAATGAAAAAGATGTACAGCAGAGACTAATTAATAGAGGTCCTAAAGGTGGTAAACCAGAGAAAGGACAACCTGCTGGACAAAATGAACAAAGAAAAAAAGACTGGTAGAATACAATGAAAACACTGCGTTACTACATATTATTATTCGCTCTGATTTGCACTCAAGCAATCTTAGCTCAAATCAGCTTTGAAGCAACAGTAAGTAGAGATAACATACCGCTTAATGACAATGTTCGCGTTGACTTTGCTATGAACCAAGATGGAGATAACTTCTCTCCACCTCGTTTTGACAATTTCACTGTAGTTGGAGGGCCTAACCAATCTGTTAGCTACGCTTGGACAAATGGTAAAAAGTCTTTTAATAAAACCTATTCGTACTTCTTACAACCGAAGAAGAAAGGAACTTTATCTATAGGTTCCGCATCTATAGAAATAGAAGGACAGGTCTATAAAACCAAGCCGATTACTATTACGGTATCTGATGCTGTAGCAAAGCAAGACCCTAGACAGCAATATAATCAGGTACAGCAGAAAGCTCTAGATGAAATACATCTAGTCGCTGAAGTAACGAATCAGAATCCTTATATCAACGAACCTGTAACGATAACGTATAAACTGTACTTTAATACCAATATCGCAGGATATACAGGAAGAAAAATACCTACTTATGAGAAGTTCTGGGTACACAATGTAGATATCCCTAGACGACCTGAAGTGAAGCTAGGTAAGTATAAAGGGACAGATTATAACTATATTGTATTAAAGCAAGATGTATTAATGGCCCAAGAAGCAGGCAATCTTAGTATAGATCCTCTTGAGTTAATGATACAGGCAGAAGTTCCTACAGGTAGACGTGACTTCTTTGGATATCCTGAGTTTGGGTATATGGAGAAAGAATACAGTACTGGTAGAGTAACTATTAAGGCGAAAGACCTTCCTGAAGCAGGTAAACCTGACAACTTCTCTGGAGGTGTTGGGACATTTACATTTAAAGTAACTCCTACTAAGACAAGCCTTAAATCAGGTGAACAACTAAACCTAAAAGTTGAAGTTGCAGGTAAGGGTAACTTGAATTTATTGACTATACCTACCCCTACTGCACACTCAGCTCTAGAGATGTATGACCCTACTAGTTCAGATAAGATTACTTCTGGAGTACACGGTATGCAAGGTAGCAGAGTGAACGATTACATCATTATCCCTCAGTATAAAGGGGATTATATGATTGATCCTATGGAGTTCTCGTATTTTGACTTAAGCACTAAGAAGTATAAGACTATTCATATTGACAGTTTAGCGATTAATGTACTAGAGGGACCTACCCTGCCAACTAATACAGAAGCAAAAGACACAGACGTAGTAGATAAGAGCGAATTGTTCCAACCGAATAAAGCTACACCTACAGTAGTAGAAGCTTCTACTAGCACATATTGGGACACTACGTTATTCTACGTCCTTACAGTACTGCCATTCGCAGCTATACCGCTATTCTTACTTGTCGTGATACAGCGTCGTAAATATGCATCAGACACAGATGGTATCCGATTGAGAAACAACAATAGACTAGCTAGAAAATACTTAGGAGAAGCAAAGAAAAATATCAATAACAAAGAATTGTTCTATGAAGCACTAGAGCGCTGTCTACACAACTTCCTTAAAGCGAAGCTAGACATGGTGACTAGTGAGATGAGCAATGAAAACATTACAGAGATTCTAACAGATAGAAATATTACTGAAGACGCTATTAAGAACTTTATGGATATTAAGAACGCTTGTGAATGGGCTCGTTACGCTCCGACTGATCAGGTTAATATCAATAAGGATTATGACAATGCGATTACAGTAATCTCTGAACTAGAAAAACAATTCAAATAGACCAACATGAAACACATCATCACTCTTTTTATATTTGTTTTGAGCTTTCATACATGGGCACAAACGGATTCTTGGAAACAACAATTTGACAAGGGGAATGCCTTGTATCAAAAAGAAAAATATAGTGAAGCAATCACGGCCTTTAAAGCCATAGAGAAACAAGAAGCTTCTTCACCAGAAGTATTCTTTAATCTAGCGAATGCTTATTATAAAACACGTGATTATGTCAATGCTGTTTATTACTATGAGAAGGCCTTAAAGCTTAATCCTAGTGACACCGCTATAGAGACGAATCTAAACTATGCACGCAAAGAGCTTATAGACGATATTACGATAGTGAAGCAATATGATAACGAAGACATACTACATCAGACATTAGGGAAGCTATCCGTTGACCAATGGGCTACATTAGCCACAGTAATGGCCTTTGTAGTACTATTATGTTTTGTGGTATACTATCTGAATCACAGCAGTACTATTAAGCGTATTAGCTTTGTATTGATGCTTGTTTCTATCCTAGTGATAGGAGGTAGCGTATACGCTGCTACTTTTGAGCAGAAGTATGCTTCTAAGACTACAGCTGCTATCCTATTTACAGAAAAAGTAAACCTTAAAGAAGAAGCGAAGAACACCTCTCGTACACTAAAAGAACTACACGAGGGTACTAAAGTGTATATCTTAGAGAAAAAAGCATTGTGGATCAGAGTGAAACTAGATGATCAACAAGAAGGATGGATAGAAGAGAATACGATTAAGTATATCTAGATCGTTTCCGGTTCTTTTATATCTTGTATCATATCAATACTCTTAGAGAACAGAGATTTAACTAAGTCATATAAGCTAGGCAATAATGACTCAGACAGAGATACATATATTTTATAACTAGTTGAGTTCATTAATGTCTCATGACTGACGAACTTAAATATTGTGTTCACCTCATCGAATATAGAGAGAAAGATACTTCCTACTAGTATCACGATCAAGATCTGAAATACAGCCCCAAAAAGTCTGTTGAACAGTCCTAAGAATACTGCTTGTACAAACTTAGTTGCTAACTGAGCGATGAAGCGTGCAGCTAATACTGCCAACACAAAAGCCAATATAAAAGCAAGTAAAGGAATAGAAGGTGACTCCCATCCTAGAGAATTCATCAGAAATTCTTTGATAATATTTGAGAATTTCAATGCTCCTATTATTCCGATAAATAGAGATAGAAAAGAAACTACTGAAATAAAAAAACCATCTCTAGCTCCTTTTATAATAGCAAAAATAACGGCGATAAGGCATATAATATCTAAAAACATAAATACTCAAATATATTCTGTGCGAAGATATTACAATTCTATTAATTACAATAGAGCAGAACTGTAGTATATTTGTCACCATTACAACTAACAATATGGCAAGAGATGAACAATTAAAAGCTAGATGGGACGCTGTCGTTCAGAAAGTATCTGACCGATTCGGAGACGGAGAGACACTAGACTTAGAAGCTATCATATATTTAATCGGAGTACAAGAACTAGGTAAAATCAAAAAGAGATATAAAAAAGATGACAAAGTGAACTTAATGCATATCGCTATCTGTCGTCTATTAGAACCTTATGGTTATTACGAGTTTGATCACTTTGACCAAGACGGATGGCCACACTATAATGTAAAAGAAAACCTACCTAGCCTTAAAGCAGGTGAACAATCGGTTTTAATGAAAGAAGCGATAGTCAATTACTTCTTAGAAAGTAAGTTTATTGACTAACATAAGAAACAATTATAAAAATTATAGCTGTTTATAATTTTATGTCTAATTGAAAAGCAGTAAATTTGCTTTTTACTTTACTTAAGATGATAGATAAAATAAAAGAATACATCGGTGAAGCGGAACACTTTAACACCGATAACAAAGAGACGCTTGAAACATTTAGAATTAAATTCTTATCTAAAAAAGGAATTTTAAACGACTTATTTGCACACTTTAAAACGGTGCCTAATGAGCAGAAAAAAGAGTTTGGTCAAGCTATCAATCTATTAAAAAGCACTGTCGAGAATAAAGTAAAATCTATTCAAGATGAACTAGAATCTAAAGATGTGCAAGGTCTTTATGGAGACTTAACACGTCCAGGTTACCCTCTAGAGATCGGGTCTAGACACCCTATTTCATTAGTGAAGAACCAAATCGTTGATATCTTTAATAACATTGGTTTTAATATCTCTGAAGGTCCTGAGATTGAAGATGATTGGCATAACTTCTCTGCGTTGAACTTCCCAGAGTATCACCCAGCTCGTGATATGCAAGATACATTCTTCGTTCAGACAAATCCAGAACAACTATTACGTACACATACTTCATCTGTACAGACTCGTTATATGGAGAAGAATACACCACCACTGAGAACTATATCTCCAGGGCGTGTATTTAGAAACGAAGCTATATCATCTCGTTCACACTGTATATTCCACCAAGTTGAAGGTCTTTACATTGATAAAGATGTTTCTTTTGCTGACTTAAAACAGACTTTGTTATACTTCACTAAAGAGATGTTTGGTAAATCTAAGATTAGATTA
It encodes the following:
- a CDS encoding DUF5929 domain-containing protein, with product MINKRLLIKNLLAHYDENSFYDKKRQLNLHSKSGKAKFLKHICALANSNPDNSSYLLVGIEDEDNEIVGVDFYDDSKIQNLVNAYLDNPPLITYDNVAFNDLPKDRVVGLVSIRSGIGLTTFKRSISEIAEGSYFVRIGSTSVPDAVVPRSTNREIVKSIEKNSQNDLASILDSVITFMTDTHRDMKPRYNVFREQFIICWAGNKKMVRGMPFYSRVDIEFVNEQIKLFYSDLDSVTIAYNGHKFVITEYLNLGLNDKTSYYPFEEVMISFSENGTYSMTNTVLFKAPSYNRNILGHIYGSSLNVIYKLQNNLKLTSKEERVLGKLCFNMMLCYLNGFEDAKDELISVKDYLKYSNDPQLFIAFKEVMRILRKLKYETEIDE
- a CDS encoding AAA family ATPase; its protein translation is MDTTGSNYDIRELNELIERESAFIDILTMEMNKVIVGQKHMIDRLLIGLLGQGHILLEGVPGLAKTLAINTLSKAVHGSFNRIQFTPDLLPADVIGTMIYNVKENDFSIRKGPIFANFILADEINRAPAKVQSALLEAMQEKQVTISDDTFKLDKPFLVMATQNPVEQEGTYPLPEAQMDRFMLKTVIDYPKLEDERLVIRQNLAGEKPQVNAVVTLEQIQRAQEAVKKVYMDEKIEKYILDIIFATRYPEQFKLEKLKPMISFGASPRGSINLALAAKCYAFIKKRGYVIPEDVRAVVIDVLRHRIGVTYEAEAENITSVDIINQIVNEIEVP
- a CDS encoding VWA domain-containing protein, with amino-acid sequence MWELDNKQYLFLFSIIAILILIFIGDILWKKKKQQSFATAKAIKTLAPNQSKNKPIIKASIYLVALISIVIALINPKIGTKVVTVKRQGVDIVFTLDVSKSMLAQDMAPDRLAKMKQLVSQIINNLGPDRIGIVGYAGTAFPMLPITTDHYVAKMYLQTMNTDMVSSQGTAFEDAIYVASNFYDNPNTSKVMILISDGEDHGEEMENAIKIAKEKKVKIITIGVGTEAGGPIPIKTPKGVEYKRDWNNEIVTTKLNPSTLKYIADATGGKYYYGSNTQEIVDLIKNDLSKIEKTDFEDQQIAEYQSQYQWFLGFAFLLIFIDLFILERKTIWMKKLNLFNEKE
- a CDS encoding tetratricopeptide repeat protein, with product MKHIITLFIFVLSFHTWAQTDSWKQQFDKGNALYQKEKYSEAITAFKAIEKQEASSPEVFFNLANAYYKTRDYVNAVYYYEKALKLNPSDTAIETNLNYARKELIDDITIVKQYDNEDILHQTLGKLSVDQWATLATVMAFVVLLCFVVYYLNHSSTIKRISFVLMLVSILVIGGSVYAATFEQKYASKTTAAILFTEKVNLKEEAKNTSRTLKELHEGTKVYILEKKALWIRVKLDDQQEGWIEENTIKYI
- a CDS encoding vWA domain-containing protein; translation: MIQNITFANPEFFWLFILLPIVLFVWYKNRKKQRATVKLSTIQGVQEHTSLLVKLLPISIILRVLALSAIIVGMARPQIVNVDSQIHSTHGIDIVMAMDVSGSMLARDLKPNRLEALKTVAADFVSQRVTDRIGLVIYAAEAYTKTPVTSDKLLILNDLKSIKYDNVLRDGTAIGVGLATSVNRLKDSPAKSKIIILLTDGVNNTGTVDPTLAAEISKEYNIKVYTIGIGTNGLAESPVGIRENGEIVYEKVPVELDEELMKSIAKTTGGKYFRATDTSKLKAIYEEINQLEKTKIDEQKFVKSDDKFQFLVLLAFILLCIDFTLQKTLFRGFI
- a CDS encoding tetratricopeptide repeat protein, with the protein product MRLIMKNSFYITIFLLFTAYSFAQSAGRALSTGNEVFENKHYTHAESSYRIANSKDSKSVADYNLGNSLYKQQLTKEAEAAYLRAIQKATTKEAKHQAYHNLGNAYMKSKNYQAAEQAYKKALLNNPKDDETRYNYAVAKKMNKENPQDNQDNKDNQDQNKDQNKDNQDQNKDQNKDNKDQDQNKDKGDQDKKDQDQNDKGDQDDKNKDGQNDKDKDDKGDQDKKDQPKQNNPKTPNQDQMDRILDAMNKNEKDVQQRLINRGPKGGKPEKGQPAGQNEQRKKDW
- a CDS encoding BatD family protein is translated as MKTLRYYILLFALICTQAILAQISFEATVSRDNIPLNDNVRVDFAMNQDGDNFSPPRFDNFTVVGGPNQSVSYAWTNGKKSFNKTYSYFLQPKKKGTLSIGSASIEIEGQVYKTKPITITVSDAVAKQDPRQQYNQVQQKALDEIHLVAEVTNQNPYINEPVTITYKLYFNTNIAGYTGRKIPTYEKFWVHNVDIPRRPEVKLGKYKGTDYNYIVLKQDVLMAQEAGNLSIDPLELMIQAEVPTGRRDFFGYPEFGYMEKEYSTGRVTIKAKDLPEAGKPDNFSGGVGTFTFKVTPTKTSLKSGEQLNLKVEVAGKGNLNLLTIPTPTAHSALEMYDPTSSDKITSGVHGMQGSRVNDYIIIPQYKGDYMIDPMEFSYFDLSTKKYKTIHIDSLAINVLEGPTLPTNTEAKDTDVVDKSELFQPNKATPTVVEASTSTYWDTTLFYVLTVLPFAAIPLFLLVVIQRRKYASDTDGIRLRNNNRLARKYLGEAKKNINNKELFYEALERCLHNFLKAKLDMVTSEMSNENITEILTDRNITEDAIKNFMDIKNACEWARYAPTDQVNINKDYDNAITVISELEKQFK
- a CDS encoding DUF58 domain-containing protein, encoding METKDILKKVKKIEIKTKRLSDHIFSGEYHTSFKGKGMTFSEVRQYQFGDDVRAIDWNVTARYNEPYIKVFEEERELTMMLLVDVSGSEAFGSTDQFKEDIVLEIAATLAFSATQNNDKIGLILFSDQIELFIPPKKGKTHVLRIIRELIDFKPKSLKTDVGFALEYLSKVVKKKAIVFVLSDFITHSFEQTLKISAKKHDITGIRIYDKREKELPNVGLINVFDAETHTEQLINTSDASVRKAYASHFHKQEENFTKVFQKCGAGTINIEVNDSYVKKLLGYFKSR
- a CDS encoding BatD family protein, whose amino-acid sequence is MKSNFLHIAIIFLVATFSTLAQNRIETQVDTTAIKIGDTFLYTIKAHSNTGSLITFPATEQIGNFDVVESFPIDTIKNDNTQELIKKYHLTQFDAGDFSIPAVPVIVDAKLFHTDSIQIHVQDVAVDTLKQPLYEIKSISKEGASFSTDWYYLLFIFIAVLAGIGIYIYIRRQQEKNLTEDDKYKTPYEKAVKKLKKLEEKKNWNRGDAKPYYSDMSIITRGFIEDTFGISAKELTTFEIITILKATLNDKKVKLDPVVIKELKRVLESADLVKFAKSQPTEGEITADTSKIQNVIDSINTAYPISAATQTELIRRREENKKKKKRIRIWIPTAITAFLVVVTGIVYIINTSAKEDYHWFTFNNTKKLMNKEWITSTYGTAPGLTISTPEVLIRKNEPLLQEGKPDGISSLNQFKYGVLEDPIHIVLNNVVTTKEYKYTDKELITYSISLLTQNNKIENLEYKDERFENANGILGTLVYGEFAFKNPTNQVEEKVMFEGVLTDNGANKDQVWIFYLAEDEIAPKLVERMFDSIQYKKEEK